Part of the Gadus macrocephalus chromosome 22, ASM3116895v1 genome, cgcaaaaaggttgacaggggtgccactgttgttatttattggtcaacatggaaaaaacatgaggggtaactctgtcgtttttcatcggccgtcatgaaataaatataaggggtaacactgtcgactttatcaaatgaaacatgaggggtaacactgttgtttttatcaaatgatacataaggggtaacactgtcgtttttatcaaatgaaacatgaggggtaacactgttgttttttattggtcgtcatgaaaaaaacataaggggtaacactgtcgtattttattggtcgtcatgaaaaaaaacataaggggtaacactgtcgatatttattaattaaaacatagggggtaacactgtcatttttatcaaatgaaacatgaggggtgacactgtcgtttttttctttggtcgtcttgaaaaaaaccataaggggtaacactgttgttttttattggtcgtcatgaaaaaacaacataaggggtaacactgtcgttatttattaattaaaacatagggggtaacactgtcgtttttatcaaatgcaacatgaggggtaacactgttgttttttattggtcgtcatgaaaaaaacataaggggtaacactgttgttttttattggtcgtcatgaaaaaaacataaggggtaacactgtcgtattttattggttgtcatgaaaaaaaacataaggggtaacactgtcgatatttattaattaaaacatagggggtaacactgtcatttttatcaaatgaaacatgaggggtgacactgtcgtttttatcaaatgaaacatgaggggtgaaacTGTCGTTTtccttggtcgtcatgaaaaaaaacataaggggtaacactgttgttttttattggtcgtcatgaaaaaaacataaggggtaacactgtcgtattttattggttgtcatgaaaaaaaacataaggggtaacactgtcgatatttattaattaaaacatagggggtaacactgtcatttttatcaaatgaaacatgaggggtgacactgtcgtttttatcaaatgaaacatgaggggtgaaacTGTCGTTTtccttggtcgtcatgaaaaaaaacataaggggtaacactgttgttttttattggtcgtcatgaaaaaaaacataaggggtaacactgttgttttttattggtcatcatgaaaaaaaacataaggggtaacactgttgttttttattggtcgtcatgaaaaaaaacataaaggtacgaacacaccaaacgcgtaacccgcgtaagatttacgTGACTgacactactagaaacgcgattttgattagagctacaagaaacttgaaagttaaaatagacatatctttgctactacctctgacatttagttatgtacatttgcttaaatcatgcaggtctacatataacttggcgatagcttttaTAGGTTGCAatggtggactgaaatcacttcatggcacgatgtgaccgctcgataaataagtaaacaaagagcattacattcgggcaagttaaacctgacctgtacttgcccgatgggcaagtgcttttgaaaccttagtgtcaaccctAGTATATTAAAAGCGAACTACTACTAGAGAGTGAGCAGCACGCGTAGTTTAAACAGACTCAGTGTGACACAGGGCAGCGGAGGGCTCGCTGTAGTGGTGACACCGACACACTCGGACGCCCCCCAAAGCCATGACCCTAATGCGTTCAAGGGTCCGTTTTTTTACGCCATGTTAAACTTAGCCGTGCTTGCGTAACAATAACCCTTTTTCACTGTCAGTGAATCATCCCCGATGCGCCAAGGACAGATTTGAGAGCTATTTATAGTCTAATAAATGACTCGGGCTGCCATGTATGTCAATGTCAACCCCTCAAAACACGTTTGGCTCCCGCCTCAGGGGGTCCAAGGCAGCAACTGCTGTCCACACACATTAGCAGTGCTGTAGTATTGTCAAACGGTATGGCTTCTGCACACTGCTTGATGTTCTCTAAATGGTCGTCTAATCATGCTTCTTTTGTTATTTACAGACATCTGCATAGCAACCGCCATCTCCCTGCTCATGATTCTAATATGTGGCATGGCCACATATGGGGCTTACAAGGTAATTAACCCAACCGACAGAACACAAAGACCTGACTCCAGATCACTGAATACAGCCTGGTAAACCGTTTAAATCATTTCCCCTTCATTCATCTCCGtctatgtctatgtctctctctctctctctctctctctctctctctccttcttcttcttcttcttcttcttcttcttcttcttcttcttcttcttcttcttcttcttcttctttctctctctctctctctctctctctctctctctctctctctttctctctctctctctctctctctctctctctctctctctctctctctctctctctctctctctccctatagcAACATGCGGCGTGGATCATACCATTCTTCTGCTACCAAATCTTTGACTTTGCCCTCAACACCTTGGTGGCCGTCAGTGTGGTCGTTTATCCCAACACGGTGCAGGACTACCTCCAGCAGCTGgtgagaacacacaaacacatgcacacacacacacacacacacacacagagacacactcacatgcacacacaccttcaaACTTTGGCCATTGCCTTTGAATTTGTGTGTAATGAAGATTAAAACATTGTGTAATCTAGCATAACAACGAAGACAAAGTGGCAGTAATAGTAGTTTCCACCTCATTTGTATATGCACATATCCTTTCACAGGTCACAACCATTGCTTTGTATTCCGCTCAAAAACAAGCTTCTTACGAGCTGACTCTGAACTgaactctctgcctctcctagCCGGGGACGTTCCCGTACAAAGAGGACATCATGTCCACCAACAACGCGTGCCTGGTCTTCGCTGTGCTGCTCTTTGTGGGCTGTATCCTCTCCTTTAAGGTACATCTTCATCTCCTTTAAACTTCTCCTTTGCAAGGACTAACCCAAATTATACTTTGAGAAGTCTCGTTTAACGTATCGGGTATCGGTGCGATTCCAATCTGTGGTCCAATACTAAATGTCATTTTCAACCCACTTCCCGTCTCCATTCACTGTCCTGTCCAAAAAAAGTACATCCATTACAGTTTAACATTTGCTTTTGTTATGGATGGCACCAGTGGGCCCAGGCCCTCATATAGATATGCACCGGTCACACACCCTGTGTGTCTCGTCTCAGGGAGAAGCATCACACCACAGTGATCAGTGCAGTGCAGCCTCCCTCCCGTTCCTGCCCCGGTTAGGTTCTCATGGGAACTGAACACCATGTGTTCGGGGTCCGCAGAGTCAGCCGTGGTAAACACCCCAGCTCCAGGCTTTTATTAGAAGGCCGGGGTGCCAGGGCTCAGCGGTGAGCCTGGGGGGGAAACGGGACACCCGTTGGGGGCTACGCTCTGTGCTTCTTAACGCACGGAGGTGCGTTAAGAAGCACAGAGCGTAGCCCCCAAACGGGACACCCGTTGGGGGCTACGCTCTGTGCTTCTTAACGCACGGAGGTGCGTTAAGAAGCACATAGCGTAGCCCCCAAACGGGACACCCGTTGGGGGCTACGCTCTGTGCTTCTTAACGCATGGAGGTGCGTTAAGAAGCACATAGCGTAGCCCCCAACGGGACACCCTGTAGGGGGCTAGGCTATGTGCTTCTTAACGCACGGAGGTGCGTGGCCCTGGATAACACCTCAGCCCCcgagtggaggagggagagagacgggaagtgGCAGTCCTGGGTGCAATTTTATcgtgtgtggaggaggggggttgaCCTGTGGCACTCGTCATAGCCTTGGTGACGGTGTGATTATTTTTACGGGACAGGACTGATTTCAATTGTTGTGATTTCAATGAGTAACCATCGTGTGATCCGATGGTTACTGTTTCACAGCGTACACACGTGCTGAAGTTAAACGTGTTTACTGGACAAACCACAACTGTCTACGTGAGGCTACAACTGAGGCTACAAATGAGGCTACAACTCTGCTCAAAGGGCTTCTGCAGATGGAACTAGAACAGGTCTATAGGGAGGCCACTAGCGCAGAGAGTACCGCATGAACCCTCCCATTTGAggctgaggatgaggaggacgcCGCTGGACCGAGTGGTTGCTATTGGTTACTGGAACGAACGTCTTGGGAGCAGCTTCTGTGCCGCAGAAGGAGAACGTATTCAAGGGAGTTTCCATCAGAGCACAGCGAGTCGTCATCCGTTCAGGGGATCGCTGCATGCTGCGTCTTCCAGCTGAACGAGGCTGACCTGGAATCAGCCCCACGGCGACatgggggagcagagagagagagagagagagagagagagagagagagagagagagagagagagagagagagagagatgtgataaagagagagagagagagatgtgataaagagagagagagatgtgataAAGAGAGatgtgataaagagagagagaaagagagaagtgataaagagagagagagatgtgataaagagagagatgtgATAAAGAGAGaagtgataaagagagagagatgtgataaagagagagatgtgataaagagagagagatgtgataaagagagagagatgtgataaagagagagagatgtgataaatagagagagagtgtcatGGGATGAAAGTTAGAGTTGTAACAAATGGGGGGTTCTGGGAGGAAGTACAGCAAGTGAGAGATGaaatgagagaaagagggataaAAACAGCTGAGATGGCTCTTTCTAACATTAGCGGTGTGTTTCCTGAGCAGGTGCGTTAGTGCCCTTACCCAGCAGGAAATGGGTTTTTCTAAGCAcggttgtttttcttctttctgtGATGGGACTGCACATAAGTACATTAGAGTTGGGACTATGCACTTACCTAAACTACACTacacagcaaaaaaaaagtatcattGATTATAAATGAGTGATATTGATACATGTATAATTATGGTAacataaatgaataaattaattatGTGATGAATTTCCATCTGAACACACCGGACCCTGTGTGAAGTGTATAATTCTGATAAATGACCAGAGCCAAGACTACAAGGTCCCCTTGGGGGGAGGCCGCGGCTCGTGTCCCTGGCTGGAGCCCCACTCTCAGTCACGATGTAGGGGGGGGTTCACCTGAGACGGGCTCCTGTGAGGTTcaccctggctctctctctctctctctctctctctctctctctctctctctctctctctctctctctctctctctctctctctctctaccacaggcctatctgattggctgcgtcTGGAACTGCTACAGATACGTGAGTGGGCGGGGCACCACAGAGGTCCTGGTGTACGTCACCACCAACGACACCGCGGTGAGTCtaccccctgtcccccctccccccccccccccccctcccccccccccatccccctcccccccccccccccccccctcgagtcCCCTCGAATTAATTTGGCTCCTCTGCCGAGTGAATGCAATGAATGTCATCTGTAATGGGAAGACCGGTGAAAAACGATGCCAGCCTACACTCTGTGTCGGGTTGGAGATTGGAAACATCACAGTCTTTTCGttttatttaacttttaacATCGACGGCCATCGTAAAACTATATAGTGGGTTTTTATGAACCATTCAGGATTCAACACATTTAAGTTAGGTTAGGGCATTGTGGTTACAAACCAGGGCTGTCATGCATCATTTGAGTTGAGGCTTAAAGTTGCCCCTTATAACTAATAGACTGTTCATAGTCCAGCCTTTGAGGCTCTCCAACACCAGACTAGGTGGGTCTACGGTCCTCACCGGCCCATGGCCCAGTGGGGTGGCCCCGCTGCTCCGAGGTGCCCTCCGGCATGGAGCTCCTCTGCAGGTGCTGAGGTCAGCCACCGGAGGTGCCCCATAGAGCGCTAGAGTCAGCCTGCTTCCCTCGCCTCCCTTCAGGGTCGACTCAAACCATCAGAAGAGCTGTGGGCCAGTCATGGTTTCcccccatctgtctgtctctctctggctgtctgtccGTTCCGCAGTAATCCTCCACACTGGCGCGTACAGCGCTCCTAATCgtgtcccacacacacgcacacacacgcacacacgcacacacgcgcgcgcacaggGCCGTGTCGGGGATGGATTAGGTCCTGCTGGTGTCCGTCTGTCACTCCGCCCTGGCGTTGGTGTCTCTCCGTCGACCGCAGTCACAGGGCTTGATCCGCTACGGGGTCGTCGGGTTCTCGCTCTCGGCCGAAAGAACAACATTATGTGGCGGTCAGCGCTTTTTGAAATATCGAATCGTTGGCGACAGCGATGTTGGATCGAGGGATGGAAATTGGAGGTCAACCTCTGATGGAAAATATGATGCACTAAAATTGAGTGTATCATATCGTCACTCAGCTGTTGTTAAGAGTTGAGTGACTAAACTATATGAGAATTTAACACGGAGCCCAACAAGGAAGGATACTAAATGCCAAATGGCCACCAGCATGTACATAGTATCAATCCCATTTTAAAGCCCAAATCCGTATTCGAAATGCACTAAATCTTGTTGGGCTGCAACTTAATTCGTACACAATAATTGTAATATATGATTATGTATAGGTCGGCGTTATAACATCACATGGTCTATAGTCCAGCGGTGGCCTGTGGTAAAACAAGCGCTCCCCTACTAACTGATGGAAAAGCCGGGGTCTCTCTGCAGCCTCCGACGTCACCCGCCTCCCTTAGGATCCTCACCCTCTTTATATAAACCCTATTAACATGCACAACAGGAGGGTCACAGTCTCCCAACTACTGCCCTctaacctcccccccctccctccctccctcccccctcccctcctccctgccctctTGCGTGTTAGTTACATAAcggtctgtatttgtgtatctGCTCCATTTCCAATCATCCCTCCGCTGGCCTGGCCCGCCTGTTTTACAGTCACAAGACCCCCCTGAACACGTTTTCTCCCTCCTCCgtccccgtccgtccgtccgtccgtctgtctgtctgtctgtctgtccgtccgtccgtctgtctgtgtgtccggtGTACGTGTGGGTTTCCGGTGTGGGGATTATGCACTGGTTTTGTAACAGCGTTTCAGTGGGAGGTTCCTGGGGTAAAGATAGGAGGCTTTGTCCTTTTATAAAGCTGGGGATTTTCCGATGtggcttgggggtgggggggggggggggggggggggaattaggGGAAGACCTGCTTTGAAATAGGTTGGCTGAAGAGCATAGATAGAGCTAGATATTTTAACTTTGTATTCCTTCAAGGCCTTTAAGGCAATTTAGGACTTCGGCCCATCAAAGGAGACTGGCATCCATCCATTTGGATCCAGGTCATAATGTCATTAGGAGCTGGCAGGAGTTGAGCATCTTGCTCCGTGATGCCTCAAGGTGTAGACTGTGGATGTTGGGTATTGAATCGAGAACCTTCCGATTTCTTTACATCGATATTGGTATGGTAACCATTAAGGAACTTAATCAATTATTGATAATGGACAAATGGATGATTCCATGGTTGAATTACCAAAAAcaaaactgttttgtttttgtttcatgtGATGGATAATAACATTAATACTGCACTTATTTATGTTTCAGTAACTCAGTTAATAAACAGTTAACTAATGTATAATAATCAATTACTAATGATGTTCATGTATACTTAAGATGTTAATGGTAGCTAAGGTATTCATGTATAAATTAATTTAAAGGGTTAGgattaacccttaccctaacccctaggCTATTGCTATATGATAATGCTTATTACCGCATTAACTAATGTAAATTAATGGATAATGAATGTACCATTATTGAAAAGCATTACCAATGCATCTGACCAACCCACTGATGACGTAGTGTGGGCTTCCTTCCACGTGCTAACCCTCTGCTGTCCTCCTTCTGGTCCTCAGGTCCTGCTACCCCCCTACGAGGAGGCCGTGGCCCTCCCCCCcaaggagccccccccccagtacatGGAGCCCTGAgccaccttccccccccccctccctccctccctgcccccctcctcgcTGGGCCGTCCCGTTCCCCAATCCCGTGAAAGTCCCGCACTGACGTCAGCGTTTCCATCATGTCCGTCATCACtctccaaccccaccccccacccccccacccaaccactTAAACTAAAGCAGGGAGGATACATTtacaggatgatgatgatgatgaagagcagtcctccctcctctccctccctctctcctcccccctcgttGGTGACTTTGCCATGTCCTCCTAACCCATTACTTCCTGGCAGCTGTTGTTGCCCCTGGCAGCGAGGCGGTGTACACGTCCTCTAAAACAACCcccctgtaccccccccccccccccccacgttcccccccccccccccatcccgcctcttcctctccccctccaattAATTAAATTAGCACTTTTTCCTCTGGATTGAAAGGCGCCCTAGCCTAGCCTCCTGCTGTCATCCTCTGATGCTGTGAATTTTCCCCGTTGAGGTCTTGTCCGTTAGGTGAAactatgaggggggggggggggggggggggacgtccaAAATATCGTGCTTTTTAAAAGAGCACTTTCTCGTTCTTTGgtttttccgttttttttttaatctacgGTTGATTCCCTCTCTGAATGTCGTGTCCGGACTATTTTTGTAATGAATTTTTTGTATGACAGAAATACGACGACAGGGTTGATTACGAAGTTTCCCTCTTATAACACTCAACACTCTCTCAACACTTTGGAAAGCGTGAGGTTCGTTCCTCAGAAAGAGATCTTCACACAGGAGTCCCTCGACCAATAAACTACGGCGTCTTCCTTTTTTGAATCCGTTTTAAACACGCGTCTGTAAAACTTGTTCATTGCCAACGGAAAAGCGGTTTACCTTTTCACTTTACTCACCCGTCATTCTGTTCCCGCAAACCCCGACAGACGTCTTTACGATCGGTCAGGTTACCTAGACATACATTTTACCAGACTCACAGATATTTACACTTCTATGGAGTTCCCGATGCATATGCATACACATTAACGGAGATACTGGTTTTAAAAAATATCTATTATTTTTGAAGAGTGACCAGAATCAACTGTATTTCATTACGTTGGACAGTAATCACTAGGCCAGTACAAACTGGTATCTTAAATTGGCTGCACTAGGGGCATTTTCCTACGAAGACGTGACTtaccgttgtgtgtgtgcggactgtgtgtttgtgttagcttTTTAACTTTCTGATCGTGTCGTAGTTGTGGCTCCTGTGTATCTaccgtttatttttattttgcacaCGCAGAAATTTTCCCCTGCTGGTGAACTGCTAAATTTAGCCTAGATGGAAATGAGCTATTACGTCACATAGAGCACAGTAGCACAATATGAAGACACATGCTAGACCTCCTTCACCTGGGAGCTGTTTTTAGCTGTATAAATAGTACTGGAAATAACCATGGGATAAAACACGATTAAATATGCTGTATCCTCTTCTTTACATATTTCTTTTGCTCTCGAAATATAATATATTCTAGTAGGCCTAATTTGTAAAAGTAAAGGATTTATGCAAGAGCCAAACATGCAAATGATTCATGACAATACATTTAAATCGGTGTATCTTCGTAGTGAAAACGGAACTAGTTAGATCGATGTCATACAGGATTCGTTTACCCCCACTTGTCTCCTTGTAAGTTATGagctcaaaacaaaacacaactcgTATGGATAAAACTGTAGACAAACTTGCACTTTAAGGAGAAATCTGAGACCATTCAACGCAATGCGACGTGTTATTGCTGTAGGTTGTTTTTGTTCCTTCGTGGTGTTTACCTGCTTCTAGGGCCCGTTGGGGTCCTCAGAGTGTCGGTTGGTCGGTTGGTTGAAGCTTTCAGCACTATGAAAGAAACACGC contains:
- the laptm4b gene encoding lysosomal-associated transmembrane protein 4B translates to MISPWDRWYSTSCCLCCHVRTGTIILGIWYMLINAVVLLILLSALNDPVQYRYHLTSSELGTDIDVMDDANICIATAISLLMILICGMATYGAYKQHAAWIIPFFCYQIFDFALNTLVAVSVVVYPNTVQDYLQQLPGTFPYKEDIMSTNNACLVFAVLLFVGCILSFKAYLIGCVWNCYRYVSGRGTTEVLVYVTTNDTAVLLPPYEEAVALPPKEPPPQYMEP